The DNA region TGCAAATCCGTTCGGATTACAGGTATTTTTAACACCTTTTCGTCGGAGTCCGTAGTAGACCTTTAGACGGTTTAAATGTTTGACCTCCTCTCACCCGCAAGGAGCTGCCATGCTGCTTACCCGCACCGTCCTCAAAGAAAATGACTTGTATCTCGTTGGAGACGCGCACTACGCCGTGGCTGAAGGCGAGAGCGGGCTGTACCGCCGCGACACGCGTTTCCTGTCGCGCTACCAGTGGCAACTGGATGGTCAGACCCCACAGACGCTGATGCAGCACGAGCGTTTTCCCTTTTGGTTGCATTCGCAGAGCGCCAATGCCAACGTGGGTTACACCATGCGCGTGGGCCTGAGCCGCGATCTGCTGGTCACAGCCACCGAGCTGCGCGATACCCTGCGCGTCACGCGCTATGCCGGAGCCGAGCCGCACACGTTGACGCTGGAGCTGTCTGCCGATTTTCTGGACATGTTCGAGGTCCGTGGCTGGCCGTATCCCTCTGCTGAGCGGGACATTCGCACGGAAGTCACCGGGGACGGCGTGACCTTCGCCTACACCGCGCAGGACGGCCTGGAACACCGCGCTGTGGTGCAGACCTCGCCCGCCGCTACGTGGAACGGTCAGCGCCTGAGTTGGACACTGATGGAGGAGGAAACCGAGATCGTGGTCAGCGTTTTCCCGCTGCTGGCCGATGAACAGCCGATGCCGGGCCAACCGGAGGAGCTGGCCGCCGAGTACGGCGCGATCCAGGCAGGCATCGGGCGAGATGTGCAGTTGTCCGATCCAAGGGACGCCCGCGTGCTGGCCCAGAGCATCAAAGACCTCCGCAGCCTGAGCTTCCAGACCGAGCAGGGCGCGTTTCCAGCGGCGGGGTTGCCGTGGTTCGTGGCTCCCTTTGGCCGCGACAGCATGATCATTGCGCTGATGGTCAAGGATCATCTGCCCCAACTGGCGCTGACGGTGGCGCGCTATCTGGCCGCGCATCAGGGCGTCAACTACAACTCAGTGACGCTGGAGCAGCCCGGCAAAATCCTGCACGAATTGCGCGTGGGCGAGCTGACGCGCACGGGCCGCACGCCGCACCGCCCGTATTACGCCACTGCCGACGCGACGCCGCTGTTCGTGTGGCTGGTGGGCGAACTGAGCGCCGCGCACCCCGATCTGGCCCGCGAACTGCGCCCGCATTGGGAAGCGGCCCTGAAGTGGTGCCTGACCGACGGCGATCCCGATCAGGACGGCTTCATTGAGTACACCCCCGATTCCGAACCCGGCGGTATTACCAACGCCGTGTGGAAGGACAGCGGCGACAGTACGTTTACTGGGGGTGATGTGGATGTCAGTGGGCATGTGGCCGTGGTGGAGGTTCAGGGCTACGCTTACGCGGCATATCTGGCGGCGGCGCGGATGTACCGCCTGCTGGGTGAAGATGCCCTGGGCTCCGAATGGGAGGCACGCGCTTTGAATCTGCGCGAGCGCTTCCAGACCGCCTTCTGGTGGCCCGAACGCGGCTATTACGTTCACGGCCTGAATGGTGACAAGCAGCCGCTGCGTGTGCTGGTCAGCAACCCGGCGCATACGCTGTGGACGGGGATCATTCCGCCGGAATTCGCGGCGCAGGTGGCAAAGACAGCGCTGAGTGAGGAACTGTGGAGTGGCTGGGGCATTCGCACGCTGGGCACAGGGGAAATCCGGTATAACCCGGTCAGCTACCACAATGGGAGTGTCTGGCCGCATGACACCGCCGCCGCCGCGCTGGGGATGCACCGTTATGGTCTGAACGCCGAAGCGACGCAGGTGGCCCGCGCTCTGTTTGATGCTGCTCGTGCCGCCCCCGATGCCCGATTGAGCGAGCTGTTCGCCGGATTCGTGCGCCAGGACGGCACGCCCCCGGTCCCGTATCCTGCCGCCTGCCACCCACAAGGCTGGGACGCCGCCATTCCACTGGCCCTGGGCCACCTGCTGACGGTGGATATTCCCAGCTCCGAGAGTACGCTGACTTGAGGTTGGCCCTGGAATGACCGGAATCGGCAATACACTTTTACCCCGCTTAGGGCTTGCGCTGACATAGATTTCTCCGCACCCAGACGGTAAAATAAAAATTGAGACTATATAGCTCGATTTCGTCTCCACCACAGTTGAGGCCGTCGCCGCAATATTCGCACTCTCCACCGCTGGACCAAAAAGCACTTCAGCGATCAAAAGAAGTGTTGCCACCAGAAAGTCACTAATGCCATGCTCATCGCGCTGCTGCTGGCACGCTTGATCTACAAACAGGCGCATCCATCGGTCTGGTGGAGTGACCTCAAGGCAGACCGCCCCAGTCTGCCGTCCTACACACAAGCAGTCATGCGGGCCAACAGTCTGCTGGCCGTCTTGGAGAAGGTTTGTAGACCGTCCAGACCGTGTGCTGAGGTGGTGATCGACTCGATGCCATTGCCCATTTGCCTTCCCAATCGGACGTGCCGCTGCTACTTTCCAAGAGCGAGATGGGGCTATGGCACACAAGGAAAGTTCTTTGGGTATAAGCTCCACGCGTGGGTTCTGGAAGATGGTGAGGTCGCGCAATATCTGATCAGACCAGCCCATTTGCACGACACCACCGTGAGCTACGAACTGAATCGGCGCCATCCCCGACTTTGACGGACCAAAAATCGTGGGGGACAAGGGGTACTGCTGCGTAGGCTACATCTACCCGCCCAAGAGCAACTCCCGGTATGACACGGGATGGCGGCCAGACCGCCATCCAACACTCTGCAAACGTATTGAAACGGTGTTTTCACAGTGGGTTGCGGAGGGCATCCGGTCTGTTCAGACCAAAACGCTGGCTTCATTGCGGCTGCGCGTCGTCCTGGCCGTCATCGCCCACAATCTGACTAAGCCCTAAACGGGGTTTTTCGTCGAAAGTGTCTGGAACAATAGTTCAGACAAGATTTCTGAAAGATTTGCATTAAAGTGGATGGCTCATATCCAGCAGTTTCGGAGAGTCGAACTGAGGTTTGGGGCATCAGGTCTGTGGGGTCTGGAGGCTAGGGAACATGACCTGCCGCGTTTTCTGCCGAACACTGTGTGCTGAGCAGCCACCCCTACAGGTTGCACAGGACTGCTGGAGAACGTGTCTGGAACGTGCCCTCAGCACACCTGGACCACCCGCAGCCCCTTCAATGCCCCCAGCTTCTTGATCCGGTCCGCCATGTGCCCCACGCCCACGGCGCAGTGATGCGCTGGCCCCTGGGCATTCCAAGCTTCCACGAAACCCCGCGCGCCCAGGGGAAAACGGTAGCGGCTGTTGGTGTTGCCAATTTCAAGAATTGGGCCGGGCACCGACTCGCCCTCGGCCACCAGCAGTTTCAGGCTGCCGCCGTCCTCTACCACTGAGAGCAGGGTCACGGGGCCGTGCTGCACGGACATTTCTACGCTCAGGCCGCTGCCCACTTTGCCGTGGTAGACCGCCAGCGGGCGCACCTTCGTTTTGCCCTGCGCGATCCCGACATGGCCGGGGCCGTCATGTCCCATCAGCACCACGTCCTCCGCGAAGTCCAGCGCGTAGAACTCGGTGAAGGAACCGCCCGCGCCGAAGGCGTCCATGATCTTCATGGCCTGCGCGTTCTTGACCTCGTATTCCCCGGCCACTGGAATGCCGCGCGCGGTCAGCAGCGAGCAGCCCAGAATCACCGAACCCATCACGTCCTCGTTGTCGCTGCCAGGGGTTCCCTCGGCGTAGTAGGCCAGCGAGGTCAGGCCATGCTTTTCGACAAACTGGTCCAGAGCCACGCTGGTGCGGGCGGCGCGGGCCAGTTCTTCGGGGGCGCAGTCAGGTTGAACTTCAAATTCCCGCTGAAAATCCTGAACGCGCTCTGCTGTCTCCACCTCTCCAACCTCTTTACGGAGAGCCGCCAGCTCGTCCAGCTCCACGATCTGAATATGGGTGCCGAAGGCGATGGCCTGCAAGGTCAGATCGCTGTAGATGTCGAGCATGCCGTTGTAATAGCGGCCCATCACGCCAAGGCGGCCATGTTCCATGACGTGTGCCACACGCGCTGCTTCCAGCCAGCCATCCACTTCCTGCCAGACATGCGGATCACCGTCCAGCACGCCCGTCACCTGATGGAACGGGATGCCCGCGCGGGCAAAGACGTTGGCGATTTCTGGCACCGGGCAGGCGGCGCAATAGGCCAGCCATTCGCCGGTCATTTTCGTTCTGTCGCCCAGCGCGTTGAAACTCGCGTAGTCGATGGCTGCCGTGGGTTGCAAATTCAGGATGACCACGGGAACCCCGGCGCGTTGTACTGCGGGCAACACCGTGGACGACAGCGCGTAGGTGGTGGCGTACAGAAAAATGATGTCCACATCGGCCTGCCGGAGCTGATGCCCAGCCTCTCTAGCCCTAACTGGCGAGTCGATCAGGCCCAGGTTGACGACTTCCACGCCGGGGCGCTCCAGCCGCGCGGCCACCTGTGCCACGTAGCCTCTCAGGCGGTCCTCCAGTCCCGGAAACTGTGGCCAGTAGGTGTCCAGCCCGATGCCGAACAGGCCGATTTTGAATGAATGGTGGGGCATAAAACCTCGCTGGTGTTGATGGAAAGGCCGCCCAGTCCAGTGGTGGACGTGGGCGGCGCAGGCAGATCTTCAGATCAGAAATCGAACTTGTCGATGTTCGCCTTGTCGAAGGTGTAGGGCGGCCCCAGCACAACCTCGCCGTCCTTGCCCACGGTGTACTTGCCCAGCTTGCCTGCCATGAACGTTTCGCCCGGCTTGCCGGTGATCATGCCGCTGGCGAGCGAAGCCGCCGCGTAGGTGGCGAGGTACCCCACGTCGCCGGGATTCCACAGTTGGAAGGCCGTCACTGTGCCGTCCTTGACGAAGGCGCGCATCTGGTTGGGCGTGCCCAGGCCGGTCAGGGCCACCTTGCCCTTATTGGGGCTGGTGGACAGATAACGCGCCCCCGCCGAGATGCCCACGGTGGTGGGCGAGATCACGCCTTTCAGGTTGGGATACGCCTGGATCAGCCCCTGCATTTCGGTGAAGGACTTCTGATCATCGTCGTTGCCATAGGCGATCTTGACCAGCTTCATGTCCTTGTATTTGGGCAGTTTCAGCTCTTCTTGCATCCACTTGATCCAGGTGTTCTGGTTGGTGGCGTTGGGCGTGGCGCTCAGGATGGCAATGTCGCCCTTGTAGCCGATGAGCTTGCCCACCAGTTGCACCTGCGCGCGGCCAATGCCCTCGGAGTTGGCCTGGTTGATGAAGAGGGTACGCCCTGAGACGGCGGTGTCCGAGTCCATCGTGACGATCTTGACCCCGGCCTGCTTGGCGCGGTTCAGGTACGGCAGGAGCGCATTGGCGTCGTTGGCTGCCAGCACCAGCGCGTCCTGCCGCTGCGCGATGGCGGTGTTGATGTAGCTGACCTGGCTGCTGGCCCCGGCGTCGGATGGCCCCACCACCTTGGCCGTGGCCCCGATTTCCTTGGCCGCGTCCAGGCCGCCCTGCGTCTCGATGACGTTGTAGGGGTTGTTGATGTTCTTGGGCAGAAGCGTAATCTTCAGGCCCTTCTTGATCGTGGTGGGAGCCTGGGCGAACGACAGGGTGGACAGGCCGAGGGCCAGGGCGGACAACAGCAGAATGCTCTTTTTCATAACGAACCTCCGAGGGGAGAGAGAAGGGGGCGGGTGAAGGGGTTTCTGGACGGAAGGCCCTACTGGATCACGGAGTCGCCCTTGATTCGGCGGCGTTGTTGGTAGGTGCGGAAATGGGTCAGAAGGTTGGGCACCAGCACCGAGCCGATCAGCAGCAGCCCAGTCACGATGGTCAGGATTTCGTTGGACACGTCCAAGATGGTCAGCGCGCCATTGATGATACCGATAAGAAACACGGCGGCCACCGTTCCCACCACGCTGCCGCGCCCGCCGAAGATGCTGACCCCGCCCAGCAACACGGCGGCGATCACGCTCAGCTCGAAGCCGCTGGCATTGTCGGCGCGGGCGCTGGAAAAACGGAAGGTGTAGACCGCCGAGGCCAGAGCGGCCATCAATCCCGACAGCACGAACAGCGAGAGCTTGACCCGCTCCACCTGAAGTCCCGAAAACCGCGCGGCGATCTGGTTGGCCCCAATCGCATACAGCGAGCGGCCAAACGGCGTGGCGTGCAACACGACAATGGTCAGGATCGCCAGCACCGCGAACAGTGCCATCGGTAGTGGAATCAGCGTGCCGGGGACGTTGCCGAAGCCCAGGTTGGTGTAGAAAGCCGGGAAGTCCGCAATCGCCTTATCGCCCAGCAGCACGTAGGCCAGCCCCCGGTACAGCGCCAGCGTGCCAATCGTGACCGCCAGCGACGGCAGCCCCAGCCGCGTGACCAGCAGGCCGTTGAACAGCCCGGCCAGTCCCCCAGTAATAAACGCCGCCAGAATTGCCAGCGGCATCGGCACCCCGGCAGCGAAGAGCACGCCGATCACCGCGCTGCACAGACCCAGGATCGACGCCACTGACAGATCGATCTCGCCCACGATGATCAGCAGGGTCATGGCCAGCGACATCAGCGCCACCTCGCTGAAATTGGCGGTCAAGAAGGAGAGGTTGGAACCAGTGAGGAAATCGGGCGACAGCAGGCCGCCGATCAGCAGCGCTGCGCCGACGAGGATGATTAAGGAGAACTCCCAGCCCAGCAAACCTCTGAAGCGGTTCACGATTTGCGCTCCTCTTGCAGGCGTTTAGCGGCGCGGCGCGACACCAGCATGTCGATGCTGATGGCGGCCAGCAGCAGTGCACCCTGAATGGCCTGTTGATAAAACCCAGGAGCGCGCAGCGTAACCAGGGCGCTGCCCATCACGCCCAGCAGTAGTGCGCCCAGGCCCGCGCCCAGCAGCGTGCCCACTCCGCCGTTGATGCTGACGCCGCCCACCACCGCCGCAGCGATAACCTGCAACTCCAGCCCCGTTCCGGCGGTGGCGTCCACCGTGCCGAAGCGCGCCAGATATAGCACGCCCGCCAGCCCGGCAATCGCCCCACTGAGGACAAACCCGGTCATGGTGCGCCGCGTGACGTTGATCCCGGCCAGCAC from Deinococcus sp. AJ005 includes:
- a CDS encoding glycogen debranching N-terminal domain-containing protein, encoding MLLTRTVLKENDLYLVGDAHYAVAEGESGLYRRDTRFLSRYQWQLDGQTPQTLMQHERFPFWLHSQSANANVGYTMRVGLSRDLLVTATELRDTLRVTRYAGAEPHTLTLELSADFLDMFEVRGWPYPSAERDIRTEVTGDGVTFAYTAQDGLEHRAVVQTSPAATWNGQRLSWTLMEEETEIVVSVFPLLADEQPMPGQPEELAAEYGAIQAGIGRDVQLSDPRDARVLAQSIKDLRSLSFQTEQGAFPAAGLPWFVAPFGRDSMIIALMVKDHLPQLALTVARYLAAHQGVNYNSVTLEQPGKILHELRVGELTRTGRTPHRPYYATADATPLFVWLVGELSAAHPDLARELRPHWEAALKWCLTDGDPDQDGFIEYTPDSEPGGITNAVWKDSGDSTFTGGDVDVSGHVAVVEVQGYAYAAYLAAARMYRLLGEDALGSEWEARALNLRERFQTAFWWPERGYYVHGLNGDKQPLRVLVSNPAHTLWTGIIPPEFAAQVAKTALSEELWSGWGIRTLGTGEIRYNPVSYHNGSVWPHDTAAAALGMHRYGLNAEATQVARALFDAARAAPDARLSELFAGFVRQDGTPPVPYPAACHPQGWDAAIPLALGHLLTVDIPSSESTLT
- a CDS encoding arabinose isomerase, with the protein product MPHHSFKIGLFGIGLDTYWPQFPGLEDRLRGYVAQVAARLERPGVEVVNLGLIDSPVRAREAGHQLRQADVDIIFLYATTYALSSTVLPAVQRAGVPVVILNLQPTAAIDYASFNALGDRTKMTGEWLAYCAACPVPEIANVFARAGIPFHQVTGVLDGDPHVWQEVDGWLEAARVAHVMEHGRLGVMGRYYNGMLDIYSDLTLQAIAFGTHIQIVELDELAALRKEVGEVETAERVQDFQREFEVQPDCAPEELARAARTSVALDQFVEKHGLTSLAYYAEGTPGSDNEDVMGSVILGCSLLTARGIPVAGEYEVKNAQAMKIMDAFGAGGSFTEFYALDFAEDVVLMGHDGPGHVGIAQGKTKVRPLAVYHGKVGSGLSVEMSVQHGPVTLLSVVEDGGSLKLLVAEGESVPGPILEIGNTNSRYRFPLGARGFVEAWNAQGPAHHCAVGVGHMADRIKKLGALKGLRVVQVC
- the rhaS gene encoding rhamnose ABC transporter substrate-binding protein: MKKSILLLSALALGLSTLSFAQAPTTIKKGLKITLLPKNINNPYNVIETQGGLDAAKEIGATAKVVGPSDAGASSQVSYINTAIAQRQDALVLAANDANALLPYLNRAKQAGVKIVTMDSDTAVSGRTLFINQANSEGIGRAQVQLVGKLIGYKGDIAILSATPNATNQNTWIKWMQEELKLPKYKDMKLVKIAYGNDDDQKSFTEMQGLIQAYPNLKGVISPTTVGISAGARYLSTSPNKGKVALTGLGTPNQMRAFVKDGTVTAFQLWNPGDVGYLATYAAASLASGMITGKPGETFMAGKLGKYTVGKDGEVVLGPPYTFDKANIDKFDF
- a CDS encoding ABC transporter permease — its product is MNRFRGLLGWEFSLIILVGAALLIGGLLSPDFLTGSNLSFLTANFSEVALMSLAMTLLIIVGEIDLSVASILGLCSAVIGVLFAAGVPMPLAILAAFITGGLAGLFNGLLVTRLGLPSLAVTIGTLALYRGLAYVLLGDKAIADFPAFYTNLGFGNVPGTLIPLPMALFAVLAILTIVVLHATPFGRSLYAIGANQIAARFSGLQVERVKLSLFVLSGLMAALASAVYTFRFSSARADNASGFELSVIAAVLLGGVSIFGGRGSVVGTVAAVFLIGIINGALTILDVSNEILTIVTGLLLIGSVLVPNLLTHFRTYQQRRRIKGDSVIQ